A window of Canis lupus baileyi chromosome 3, mCanLup2.hap1, whole genome shotgun sequence genomic DNA:
CTTGgggtctctctgcctccccttctaCCCTCTCTGAATAGGGAAGGTTCTGGGCTGAATGATGAGGGCTGAGGGCTCAGCACCTGTGGTAGGGAGTGCTGGGCTCATCCACCTTCATGAATCCATAGTCCTTGTCAGCAGGGTGGTAGGTGGCCAGAATATTCATCTCATCCCACCGCTGAGACTTTTTCCTGGAATAGGGGTAGGACCcaagagaggagaaggaaatcTTCCAGTGACCTTCCCTTCACAACCCTCCCTCGTTCCTTCAGTTATTCAAAAACCTTTCTCTTGTATCCTCTCGTGATCTCAGAGGCGCAGGAGCCTGAGGATGGCGAGGCGAGGGTGCCATACCTGATGATAATCACATACTGGCCTGACAACGTTTACTGGGCCCCAGCTGCGGCCCCAGAGAGCCTGGAACCCGAGAATTCCCAGCTCACAGCCCTCAGCCGCTCTCCTTCCTAGTTCTTAGGACACCACCCTCTCCCCTAGCTCCGCCCCCTCCAGTGTCGGGAACCCCGCCCTCCGGGCTCCGCGCCGCTGCCCCCTGAGCGGGGCTCCTTACTTGTCCGCATGGAGGCACTTCTGCATCAAGATGGAGCTGCTGTTTTTTAGGATGCTCCGGGGTCGGCCCTCACCAGGTTTGTGGGAGTGCGAGCAAGTTGACCCGGAGCGCGGCGGACTGCATCCCGAGTTGTACACCCCAGAGCCCCCAGACCCGAGGCCGCAGGTCCCGGATACACTGGTTCCAGGGAAGGGGGCATTGAATCCGTCAGGGTTTGGGCAGGACCCGGCGCTCAGGCCCGCAACCTCCCCAGGGTGCTGGCTGGGCCCGGAACCGGGGACTGCTACCCTCGCCGAGGGCCGGCTAACTCTAGGACTGCGAGTTACGATCCCTCCAGAGTGCAGGGGGGGCTCAGAACCGTGAAACAAGGCAGCACCGGAGGGCGGCCCGGCATCTGCCTCGACTCCTCCGACGCCTCCTAGCGCTCCCCTGCTCGCCCCTCCCGGAGACTCCCCACCGAGGCCGCCAGCGGCCCCCACAGCCTCCGGCTTCTCCATGGCCCCTCCCGGGGGCCCCTCTCAGCTGCCCCGCCCCCACATAAccccgccccgaggccccgcccccaccgcgcCGGGCGGGGGACGCTCTGGCAGAGGCCCGGGTCCACTTCCGCTCCGCTCTCCGGGGCCGCGATCCGGGGTTCCAGACTCTAAGTAGGGCCCTCGGGCTGGGGGGTTGCCCTCTggttgcctctctctgtcccaccCAAAGGCCTTCTTTGTCTCTGGGATTTGTTCCCGCCCTTCTTCCCCATCACCGCCTTCATCCGAATTATCCAATCACAATCGGGGGTCCCGGTTACGGGCGAAAAGCCTTGATTGTGACGTCACAGCCTTTCAGCCTCAGCGCGAGCTCGCAGAGTTGGGCTGGGGGCTTGTTCCTAGCTCGGGGGtctttttgggggggcgggggtcaatTCCTCAGCGCCGTTGCTGGAAACCACCTGCCAAGGTTTCACTGGACTGTTTATCCGTGGCTTTAAGATTTAAGGGTCTGGCTGGATGGGAGTTCACGGTGGGCTTATCTGGAAGTACTGCCAACCCCTTTAGCCTCCGCCGGCCCCCTCCCCAAAGTTGGCCTGCTGTGCCCCTCACGAGAGGTGTGATACAAAGCGACGAGGTTGCGACAGTGTCGCAAAGACGTAGCCGCGCGGCGCCGAGGTGTTCATTTATAAAGCGCCCGGCTCCCTTCCCCAGGTCCTAAGGCCGCTGCTCACCCACTGCGAAGGCTGTGGCGCGAGGGGAACACACCCCCTCCGCCCGCCGTAAAGCGGCTTCCTAGAGGGGCCGCGTACCTCGGCGAGGGCGGGGTCGTCGGCGCCGCTGTTGCCAAGCTGAAGGTGGGGCGGACCCCCTGCGTCGTAAAGGGGCCTGCGGCTGTCGTTTCCTCTTCTGTCGCAAAAGCTCCCTGTCCTAGCCCACACGCCTTTGAGAGCCTCGCCGTCACCCCGCCGTGCCGTAAAGCAAGCCTGCCCGACCCCGTCGTCCTCCGTTCCCACCGTGGTGGGTTACTAGTTCCCTAGCCCGGGATGCTTCCTCGCCCGGCAGTGCCGTAAAGCATACCCGGCCCCAGCGCGGAATCCCGTTCCCTCTGGGTGTCTGTGCGTCGCGGTTGCCACGGTGCCGCCAAGCGCGGCTGTCGCGCGGCCCCGGTGTCAGCGGCGATGGCGGCGGGGTCGGGTGGGAGCGGGGGCTCCGGGGGTGGCCCCGGGCCGGggcctggcgggggtgggggccccGGCGGGAGCGGCGCAGGGCCGGGGTCCGGCGGGGAGTTGCACCCCCGCACCGGGCGCCTGGTGAGCCTGTCGGCCTGCGGGCGTACCGCGCGGCGGCAGCAGCCGGGCCAGGAGTTTAACCACGGGCTGGTGTTGAGCCGGGAGCCCTTGCGCGATGGACGCGTCTTCACCGTCCGCATCGACCGCAAGGTGCGGAGCGGGGCCCgcgggagggaggcgggagggggcgaGCGGGAGACGCGGGGCGGGACGGCCGGGCTGGCCTCCGCCGCCGGCTGCCGAGAGCGAACCGACACACCGTCGCGGCACCAGGCGGCGGgcggggaaggggagagggacggcgaGAGCTTTAGATTGCTCGAGACCCCGGAGCAGGGAACGGACACGGGACGCTGCCACCCCAGGGGTGGTTAGGGTCCAGATCTCCCGGGATGGTTTCTGGGGAGGTGAAAAGATGGAGGGATGTCGGGGATGTGGTAGGAGCGCAGGAGAGAAGCCGGGGAAGGACCGGCCGTTGGAGGATCAGCTGGGGCGAAGAGGTGGGTGAGGAGAGACCCTCAGGGGGGCCGAGGGGAGGTGTGCCTGCTTGTGTGCCCCTCGGAGAAGAGGCCAGGTGCACACAGATGGAACTTGGGAAGAGAGGGAATCTGAGTGGAGCAGGAGCCCTGGAGAAAAtgaggtcgggggtggggggaattgggaggggggaggagggtggtAGACAGGAGCTAGGAGGATGGGCATGGAGAGCCGGGAACTTGGATGCTGGAAGCCAGGGGGGCTGCAGCCAGGGCATGGTGGTGTTGGGGACAGATCCCAGAGTGGGGGCAGAGTTGCTGGGGTACAGCGGGCCCAGCAGTCCCTGAGACAGTCCAGATGATTGCTCACAGGACCACCTCTCTAGAGTCGTGTCTTGGGTCTCAATAGAGAAAAGCCAGTTAGCTGTTAGGGGTGTGGAGAGAGGGGGACACGTGGTTTGTGAAATGTGGTTTCCTAGTGGTTGGGGACCCACGGTAGCCCATCCTGAGCCTCTGTCCACCACCCTTATCACAGGTCAACTCCTGGAGTGGCTCCATTGAGATTGGGGTGACGGCCCTAGACCCCAGTGTTCTGGACTTCCCAAGCAGCGCCACAGGGCTGAAGGGGGGCTCATGGGTAGTGTCAGGCTGCTCGGTGTTGAGGGATGGACGCTCTGTGCTGGAGGAGTATGGTCAGGACCTGGACCAGCTTGGTGAAGGGGACCGTGTGGGCGTGGAGCGCACAGTTGCTGGGGAGCTGCGGCTCTGGGTGAATGGGCGGGACTGTGGTGTTGCCGCCACGGGCCTCCCCGCCCGGGTCTGGGCCGTGGTGGACCTTTACGGCAAGTGCACCCAGATCACCGTGCTGCCCCCCGAGCCAGGTTTCAGCCCCCCTGCTCCCATCCCCACACCTCCCCTCGAGCCCTCTGCACCCCCTGAAGATTCCACCTTGACTGAACAGGCGACCTCTGGGGATGAAGGTGAGAACCCAGCCAGGGCCGAGGGGAAGAGGcggggcagggggagtggcagaaggcaTGGGTGACTAGTGACCATGGAGTCTGGGTTCGGGTAGGGCCACTCAGACCCCAGTCTGCTGAAGGGGAAGCAGGGGCTACAGGAGGGGTGTCCTGGTTGTGGGCCCCGCAGCAGGGGCTGGACCCTCATTCCCCTCCCACCCCGCCTGGTCCCCAGCCTTCATGGTGTCCCCAGCGCAGCCCCGGCCGGAGACGTTTCCTAACAGCCTTGAGTCGCATAATGGTGAGGGCACCCTGGAGGCTTTGGGAAGGGGAATGGGAAGTGAGGCGGAAGGTGAGGGGAGGGGGCCCTCAGGAGAGGATTAGGGGGAGAGTGGAGGGCCTGAACGTGTAGAGCCTCATTCCGGCTTCCCTCCCCTGTCCTGCCGCCTAGACTTTGCCAGCATGGAGCTCTCTGAGGTGGTGGGCAACGCCATCCTTTCTGCCTACAACGGGGGGCTCCTAAATGTGAACCTGAGCTCCCCACCGGCAGGGGAAGGACTGGGGTCTGGCGGGGCTGCCACCTCGCCCATCCTCACCTCCAACGACGCCCTGCTCTTTCACGAGAAGTGTGGGACTCTCATCAAACTCAGCAACAACAATAAGACAGCTGAGCGCCGCCGGCCCCTGGACGAATTCAACAACGGGGTTGTCATGACCAACCGCCCTCTCCGGGACAATGAGATGTTTGAGGTGTGTGAGGTCCTGGGCCCTGGCTGGTACCTCACCCTCTGGGAACCAaaaatggggctcgatccctgacATTGGAAGGGTGGGGCCGAGGGTCCTCTCTCCACATTGAcatgccctcctctccctcctgctgtcgCTCCCCCCAAGATCCGCATTGACAAGCTCGTAGACAAGTGGTCGGGCTCCATTGAGATTGGTGTCACCACCCACAACCCCAACAACCTGGAGTACCCTGCCACCATGACCAATTTACAGTCAGGTACCAGCCCTGGCGGGGCGGGGACACCTTCCCATGGTGAAGGAAGGCCTGGCCTGATGCCGGGCGTCTGCCTTCCCACAGGCACCATCATGATGAGCGGCTGTGGGATCCTGACCAATGGCAAGGGCACCCGCCGGGAGTACTGTGAATTCAGCCTGGATGAGCTGCAGGTAAGGGGTGGGCGTGCAGTCTGGGCCGCGCTCTGGGGCAGCCTTGTTACCCAGCACCCCTGCCCGGGCACCCCAGTCTCCGCTGTGACCTGGAACAAGGCTTCTGATCTTTCTCCGAGAGGTTCCTTCTGAGAAGGCACGGTTGCCTGGTAGTTAGGCACTCAGATTTCAGAgccagaggttttctttttttctgagggGTCGTGTGGGGTCATGACTACAGTCAAGAAGCTTGCTCACTATGTTtggtatgggtttctttttttcttttcttctccacgCCTGAGATGAGCTCATGAATTGCTTGGAGAGGTGGCTAAGGTGCTGTGTATGAGGTGGCTTCACCCTGTGCCAGACTTGCTGTGAGGGAGGGTTCAGGGGCTCAAGACTCAGGTGCCTTTGGGGCTGTTCCCCTGCGGCCTGGGCCAGAGCCTGATTGGAGGCGGATTCCAGATCTTTGTTTTTCTGCTCTGACTAGGAGGGCGACCACATTGGTCTCACAAGGAAGTCCAACTCAGCCCTGCACTTCTTTATCAATGGCATTGATCAGGGTAAGGAGATACCTGAGGCAGGCCATTGGGCTAGGGCTTTCGGTGTTGGGCAGGGGTCTGTACCTCACCGTCCTGTGTCTCCCTGATGCTGGTCTCCCCAtattccttccctctctgccttctccccgGCAGGCGTGGCTACCCCACTGACACCCCCAGTGGTGTACGGCGTGGTGGACTTGTACGGGATGGCTGTGAAGGTGACCATCGTCCACAATAACAACCACAGCGACCGGCTGCGTCGAAACAATGCCATCCTGCGGGCACTGTCCCCCGAGGGCGCCCTGCGTCGCGCCACTCCTGCCACCCAGGCAGAGCCCGAGCGCCTGCTCTTCCACCCTAACTGCGGGCAGAAGGCAGCTATCACCCACGAGGGACGCACTGCCCTGAGGCCCCAGTATGGCCCATGGTGTGGGGAGAAGCCTGCTGCAGGGACTCTAACAGGATCGGAGGAGGGGTGGAGAAGCAGGAGGCAGGCGTGGGGGGGGGTGTGTGGCTTCTGACCTGGGGAGTTCTTGATAGTATGGGGGGGTGCCTCCTGGAGAGTGAAGTTCAGCCACGTGGCTCAGCaccacaggtgtgaggtgggcaCTGGCGGGCTAAGCTTTGGTGTGCTCAGTTACGCATTCGCTGTGCCCTCAGTGCCACAGATGACTTCAACCATGGCGTGGTGCTGAGTAGCAGAGCCCTGCGGGACGGAGAGGTGTTTCAGGTGCGCATCGACAAGATGGTGGACAAGTGGGCTGGCTCCATTGAGATTGGTGTCACCACCCACAACCCTGCCTACCTCCAGTTGCCCTCCACCATGACCAACTTGCGCTCTGGTGAGCTCCCAAGGAGGGCGGGGCCAGGATCAGGTCCTAAGGGGGAAGCTGCCCCCACAGCCCCCACGGAGCTGGCTTGTTCTTGTTTTGCTGCGGCGGCCTGCCACGGGGGCGAGGAGTGCCGTGGGGGCTGTGAAGGGCAGGGGGCCCGGGGCTCACTTATGTGCTCTGTGTTTCCTCGTTCTCCTAGGGACCTGGATGATGACCGGGAATGGGGTGATGCACAACGGAACGACCATTTTGGACGAGTATGGGCACAATCTGGACCGCCTCAAGGTGGGGGAGCAGGTGTGCCGCCCAGGCCTGGTGATGGGGGGCAGGCCCATCGGGGCTGCTATAGGACTAGCCCAGGCGGGAACTCTGCCTGACTCCTCACTCCAGCCCCCCTTCTTCCAAGGCAGGGGACACTGTGGGCGTGGTGCGGCGGGAGGACGGGACCCTGCACTTCTTCGTCAACGGGATGACCCAGGGCCCTGCGGCCTGGAATGTGCCCCCTGGCGTCTACGCTGTTGTGGACCTCTATGGCCAGGCAGCCCAAGCTACCATTGTGGATGACGTGGGTGAGGGCTGGGATGGGTAGGAGCtggggggtgctggggtggcctGGGGTGGCTACCGCCCAGGCCTGGTAGGAGctggggggtggctggggggcCTCGGAGACCACTGGAAGCCTAACGGGTGATGACCACTCTCACAGAGGTGCCCCCGGCCCCTGAGCCCCTCTCTGAAGGGAACAACCAGGTGTCTCCCAGCTCCCCATCATCAGGGGCCGGGGGCTCTGACCTGCGCTTCCATCAGCTGCACGGCAGTAATGCAGTCATCACCAACGGGGGCCGCACCGCACTCCGGCACAACTGCCGCAGCGAGTTCAATGACGCCATCGTCATCTCCAACCGGTCAGTGTTGGCGCTGTCACGGCCCCAGCCTCCCGCCGCCCAGCCTTGGCCACCCAACTGGGGCCTGATTGCCGCTGTCTCTGGCAGGGCCCTGCGGGACGGAGAGCTGTTTGAAATCGTTATTCAGAAGATGGTGGACCGCTGGTCAGGCTCCATTGAGGCTGGTAAGGGGCACCTGTGCATTTCTGCATgcgtgcatgcacgtgtgtgacAGACTCTGTGTGCTGGGGATGGTGCTGGCTGCCCGTTGCTGGAGCCTTGGTTCTGACCCCCTGCTGCTACCTCCTAGGAGTGACTGCCATTCGGCCGGAAGACCTCGAATTCCCCAACACCATGACAGACATTGACTACGACACATGGATGCTGAGGTTAGGCTGCCTGTGGGGACAGCCAGCCTGGCAGGGTCAGGTGGAGCTAGTGAGGATGAGGGAAGCCAGCTTTGGGGCCTTCGGTGGCCCTGGACAACGACAGGTCCAAGGGATCGGGTcgctcttttctttccattctgggAAGTGCTCCCATGTCACCACGCACCCCACGGTGGCCcagcttccttttctcctcttatGGCAGCTCCCGCTTTTCTCTGTGGGTGGTCCCCAGAGGTATGGGAGACAGGATTGGGTCTCAGACCCCAGATGAAGATCCTGATGCAAGGCACTGGAAGGTTCTGACGATCAGAGACTGCTCAGAGGCCTGTGTGGGGAAGAGGCGGGAGGCTCAGCGGTCCTTCTGTCCTCTCTCCAGTGGCACGGCCATCATGCAAGACGGGAACACGATGCGCAACAACTACGGGTGTGACCTGGACGCCCTGGGCACGGGTGCACGCATCGGCATGATGCGAACAGCCAAGGGTGACCTGCACTACTTCATCAACGGCCAGGACCAAGGCGCCGCCTGCTCAGGCTTGCCTCCGGGTAAAGGTGACTGCTCTGTGCCTTTTGGCCCGCCACCCTCATGCCAGCTCAGCCCGGGCTCTCGGGCTTCTGATCCCCTCCTTCTCCATCCAGAGGTGTACGCAGTAGTGGATCTTTACGGCCAGTGTGTCCAAGTGTCCATCACCAATGCCACCGGCCCCATGGACAACAGCTTGGCAACCAGCAACACTGCCACCGAGAAATCCTTCCCTTTGCACTCCCCAGGTTCAGCGCGTGGGGAGGGCGGGTGGGCTATGCTTGCAAGCCGGGGGCTGGAGGGATGCGGCGACAGCGGACGGGGAGCTGCTCAAGGACAGGGCAGCCCCCTCAGCTACAGACCCAGGGGAGGGAATAAGCTGGGGTAGGAAGCCATCAGGAAGAGGCTGGAGTTGGGCCAGGGTGCTGGAAGCTGCTCATGTGCTTGGGGATTGGGGCTGGCTGTGGTGACCAGGGTCGGAGGTCGCACGGCAATGGCAGTCGGGGCCTGAATGGCAGCTTCACAGTTCACCTGAAAGCCTTGACCCCAGTCCTGCCCCTTCCTTTCTCCGCAGCGGCTGGCGTGGCTCACCGATTCCACAGTACTTGCGGCAAGAATGTGGCCCTGGAGGAGGATGGCACAAGGGCGGTACGTGCGGTGGGCTATGCGCATGGCCTGGTCTTCAGCACCAAGGAACTCAAGACGGAGGAAGTATTTGAGGTGCGCGGGGGGGCCCTTGTGGCAGGGCCAGGCTGCTTCctgtcctcctgctcctgctAGTGCCggctgctgtgctctctctccctctcttttaccCCCTCAGGTGAAAGTAGAGGAACTGGATGAGAAGTGGGCGGGCTCCCTCCGGCTGGGGCTGACCACACTAGCGCCCGGGGAGATGGGGCCTGGCGCAGGTGGGGGCCCagggctgcctccctccctcccggagCTCCGGACAAAGACCACCTGGATGGTGTCCAGCTGTGAAGTGAGGCGTGACGGGCAGCTCCAGAGGATGAACTACGGCCGGAGCCTGGAGAGGCTGGGGGTGACACTGTTGGCTCCAGGGACGGGGTGGAGGTGGGCAcatgggtgagggggtggggggctgagcaTCTGTGCTTGTGTCACCTCGATCCTAGGTGGGGAGCCGCGTGGGCATTCGTCGGGGCGCAGATGACACGATGCACATCCTGGTGGATGGAGAGGACATGGGGCCCGCAGCTACCGGCATTGCCAAGGTGGGTCTGAGACGTTTCTTGGGTTTGGGGGTGCAGGCTGGAGGCCCCCTGCGGGTGTCTAACTCCTGCATCTACCTCCTGCCCCCAGAATGTGTGGGCCGTGCTGGATCTCTACGGGCCGGTACGGAGTGTGTCTGTGGTCAGCTCCACAAGGCTGGAGGAGCCCGAGGGCACCCAGCCTCCATCTCCCAGCTCGGACACGGGCAGCGAGGCCGAGGAAGATGACGATGGGGAGGAGCACAGCTTGAGAGTGAGAGGCTGTGTGGGGCACACAGGGCATGTGGATGGCCACTCAGTGGGCCGTCGGACACCGGGGTGTTCCGGGGTTCTCTGATCCTGCCCCAGGTCGCAGAGGCGTAGACGCAAGCTCTGTGTCAACGCCAGGCGGAGGGTGGGGCGAGGCAGCTGGGCCTCGCATGGACAACCCCAGCAGCCCATCTCTGCTCCATGCCAGGGTCAGAGTCAAGTGGCCATGATGTCGACGTCACTGGAGTTCCTGGAGAACCATGGGAAGAATATCCTTTTGTCCAACGGGAACCGTACGGCCACACGCGTAGCCAGCTACAACCAGGGCATCGTTGTCATCAACCAGCCCCTGGTGCCCCAGCTCCTAGTCCAGGTGGGCATTTGCTCCTTAACCTGCTGCAGCTCTTCCTGTGTGGGGTGACCCAGGGCCAACCCTCCTGGAGAAAACCTTTCCATTTGAGGGCAAGGTAGAGGCAGCCCCCTTGGATGAGCTTCATGGGCTGTGATTCGTTCATACCCTGTGGTGGGGTTTGTGCGTGGACTGTGTGGAAGGCCCACCTGGTAGCTGGTGAGGGAAGCAGTGGGGATGGGCTGGCGGGGTCCCAAGAAAGACACTTGGTACTACGTGTGGGTGCAGAGAGGGCTTTCCAGTGGAGCAGGCCTTCCTGCTacaggaaggaaataaatgaacCCGCTGTTTGCAGTCCCTCCCTGCCTCAGCAGGGGGGACATTGCAGGGCTCCCCTCCGGGAGGTGCCAGCCTCCAtccctggctggggtggggagcctCTTCCCAGAGGGCCATGATCCCGGAGTGGCCGCCTTTCCCTTCCAGGTGCGGATAGACTTCCTGAACCGGCAGTGGACATCTTCCCTGGTCCTGGGAGTCATCACCTGCCCGCCTGAGAGGCTCAACTTCCCTGCTTCTGCCTGCGCCCTCAAACGGGCAGCCTGGCTGCTGCGGGGCCGGGGCATCTTCCACAATGGTCTCAAGGTGGgtagggagcagggggaggggagagggccagGACTCAGCGTTGGGCAGGGCTGGCCCACAGGTTGAAGTGGGGCCTCCAGCCGTGGTGGTGAGGCCACAGGTATAAAGGTGCACTGTAGGGAAAGACTATGGGGTTGGGGGAGCAAGAGCGGGAGCATCATCATCGGAACTCTGGGGCGTCCTGTGtctttctgcatccttgccattGAGAATGTTGTAGGGGAGGACAAAGGGAAGCAGACTGTAGGTATTTGAGAGATGGGGTGGAGCCTGGGCAGAGGGCGAGCATGGTGTCAAAGCCCTGGCATTGGCAGTCCCAAGTAGGTGAAGGGCTATATGGACTACAGTGGGCAGTGGGCAGCCTTGGCTGCTGCCGGTGGGAGTCTGATCTTTGGGAAGACAGTAGGTCTCTCTTCCTAGATTTGTGAGAAGTTTGGGCCAAATCTGGACACGTGTCCTGAAGGCACCATCCTGGGGCTGCGGCTAGACAGCTCTGGGGGCCTGCATCTCCACGTCAATGGGATGGACCAGGGGGTGGCGGTATCAGATGTCCCCCAGCCCTGCCATGCGCTTGTGGACCTCTATGGGCAGTGTGAGCAGGTGAGCGGCAAcaagggcctggggtggggcagtCTGTGATCTGGGAGCCAGTTAGCaggccctgggggctcagtcacaCTCATCACACTCTCTCCGGCAGGTGACAATCGTGAGTCCTGAACCAGGGGCAGCCAGTGGGAAGAGTGCTGGAACCCAAGGGGACATGGAGAAAGCGGACATGGTGGATGGTGAGCCAGCCCACAGGGCCGggcctctccccagccctgtCCCACCCCGTCGCCCCAACTCCCGTGACCCGTGCCCCCCTCTGTCCTGTCAGGTATCAAGGAAAGTGTGTGCTGGGGCCCCCTGCCAGCTGCCAGCCCTCTCAAGAGCTGCGAGTACCACGCCCTCTGCTCCCGCTTCCAAGAACTGCTGTTGCTTCCTGGTGAGTGTCTGGGTGAGTGCCCGGTCATCCAGAGCCTGCCTCACCCCTTGGACCATTGCTGGGCTGTGCTCAGAGCCCCGGGAACCAGCAGGAAGGGGTCTGTGTGCTGGAGGCCCAGGGCGGGAGCTGTAGCGCCCACACTGCTCCTCACTTTTTCACAGAGGACTATTTCATGCCTCCACCCAAGCGGAGCCTGTGCTACTGTGAGTCTTGCCGGAAGCTTCGAGGTGACGAGGCCCACAGGCGCCGTGGGGAGCCCCCCCGGGAATACGCGCTGCCCTTCGGCTGGTGCAGGTTCAATCTCAGGTACACGCAGGGCAGGGTCATGCGTCTGCTTTCGTGCTCTTTCTTCCTTGACGAAGGAGGCTCCCAAGAGGGTGCGTGGAAGAAGCCACAGAACCTTTACTGGTCGAGGGGAGGATCTTTGTCCAGTCTGCCCGGTCTACACCCTAGGGTGAATCCCCGCCTGGAAGCTGGAACGATGACTAAGAAGTGGCACATGGCATATCACGGGAGCAACGTGGCAGCCATCCGGAGGGTGCTAGACCGAGGAGAGCTGGGAGCAGGtccgggggcaggggcagagaagggGCAAGCCAGGCCTGGGCCAGGAGGCTCTCCCTGCAGGCACCGCCTCCATCCTGACTGGCTCTCCCCGCAGGCACCGCCTCCATCCTGAGCTGCCGGCCCTTGAAAGGCAAGCCTGGGGTGGGGTTTGAGGAGCCTGGCGAGAACTGCGCCCCACCCCGGGAGGAGCAGCCCCCTTCCGTCTTGCTGTCCCCCTCCCTCCAGTATGCTGGGGCCGAGACCCTAGCGTCCAAAGTGCAGTGAGTACATGGGGGCTGGGACTGGGGTCTCCATGGCTTCCCATTGGTGTCCCCGCTGTGACACTTGGGTCTTGTCTCACTCTAGCACATTTACTGTTGAAGGTGACTAGTACTGTGGAAATAAAAGTAGAGTGGGAC
This region includes:
- the NEURL4 gene encoding neuralized-like protein 4 isoform X7 → MAAGSGGSGGSGGGPGPGPGGGGGPGGSGAGPGSGGELHPRTGRLVSLSACGRTARRQQPGQEFNHGLVLSREPLRDGRVFTVRIDRKVNSWSGSIEIGVTALDPSVLDFPSSATGLKGGSWVVSGCSVLRDGRSVLEEYGQDLDQLGEGDRVGVERTVAGELRLWVNGRDCGVAATGLPARVWAVVDLYGKCTQITVLPPEPGFSPPAPIPTPPLEPSAPPEDSTLTEQATSGDEAFMVSPAQPRPETFPNSLESHNDFASMELSEVVGNAILSAYNGGLLNVNLSSPPAGEGLGSGGAATSPILTSNDALLFHEKCGTLIKLSNNNKTAERRRPLDEFNNGVVMTNRPLRDNEMFEIRIDKLVDKWSGSIEIGVTTHNPNNLEYPATMTNLQSGTIMMSGCGILTNGKGTRREYCEFSLDELQEGDHIGLTRKSNSALHFFINGIDQGVATPLTPPVVYGVVDLYGMAVKVTIVHNNNHSDRLRRNNAILRALSPEGALRRATPATQAEPERLLFHPNCGQKAAITHEGRTALRPHATDDFNHGVVLSSRALRDGEVFQVRIDKMVDKWAGSIEIGVTTHNPAYLQLPSTMTNLRSGTWMMTGNGVMHNGTTILDEYGHNLDRLKVGEQAGDTVGVVRREDGTLHFFVNGMTQGPAAWNVPPGVYAVVDLYGQAAQATIVDDVEVPPAPEPLSEGNNQVSPSSPSSGAGGSDLRFHQLHGSNAVITNGGRTALRHNCRSEFNDAIVISNRALRDGELFEIVIQKMVDRWSGSIEAGVTAIRPEDLEFPNTMTDIDYDTWMLSGTAIMQDGNTMRNNYGCDLDALGTGARIGMMRTAKGDLHYFINGQDQGAACSGLPPGKEVYAVVDLYGQCVQVSITNATGPMDNSLATSNTATEKSFPLHSPAAGVAHRFHSTCGKNVALEEDGTRAVRAVGYAHGLVFSTKELKTEEVFEVKVEELDEKWAGSLRLGLTTLAPGEMGPGAGGGPGLPPSLPELRTKTTWMVSSCEVRRDGQLQRMNYGRSLERLGVGSRVGIRRGADDTMHILVDGEDMGPAATGIAKNVWAVLDLYGPVRSVSVVSSTRLEEPEGTQPPSPSSDTGSEAEEDDDGEEHSLRGQSQVAMMSTSLEFLENHGKNILLSNGNRTATRVASYNQGIVVINQPLVPQLLVQVRIDFLNRQWTSSLVLGVITCPPERLNFPASACALKRAAWLLRGRGIFHNGLKICEKFGPNLDTCPEGTILGLRLDSSGGLHLHVNGMDQGVAVSDVPQPCHALVDLYGQCEQVTIVSPEPGAASGKSAGTQGDMEKADMVDGIKESVCWGPLPAASPLKSCEYHALCSRFQELLLLPEDYFMPPPKRSLCYCESCRKLRGGSQEGAWKKPQNLYWSRGGSLSSLPGLHPRVNPRLEAGTMTKKWHMAYHGSNVAAIRRVLDRGELGAGTASILSCRPLKGKPGVGFEEPGENCAPPREEQPPSVLLSPSLQYAGAETLASKVQFRDPKSQRTHQAQVAFQVCVRPGSYTPGPPSATLREPPDPHFSPAELEWITKEKGATLLYALLVRVE
- the NEURL4 gene encoding neuralized-like protein 4 isoform X11; amino-acid sequence: MAAGSGGSGGSGGGPGPGPGGGGGPGGSGAGPGSGGELHPRTGRLVSLSACGRTARRQQPGQEFNHGLVLSREPLRDGRVFTVRIDRKVNSWSGSIEIGVTALDPSVLDFPSSATGLKGGSWVVSGCSVLRDGRSVLEEYGQDLDQLGEGDRVGVERTVAGELRLWVNGRDCGVAATGLPARVWAVVDLYGKCTQITVLPPEPGFSPPAPIPTPPLEPSAPPEDSTLTEQATSGDEDFASMELSEVVGNAILSAYNGGLLNVNLSSPPAGEGLGSGGAATSPILTSNDALLFHEKCGTLIKLSNNNKTAERRRPLDEFNNGVVMTNRPLRDNEMFEIRIDKLVDKWSGSIEIGVTTHNPNNLEYPATMTNLQSGTIMMSGCGILTNGKGTRREYCEFSLDELQEGDHIGLTRKSNSALHFFINGIDQGVATPLTPPVVYGVVDLYGMAVKVTIVHNNNHSDRLRRNNAILRALSPEGALRRATPATQAEPERLLFHPNCGQKAAITHEGRTALRPHATDDFNHGVVLSSRALRDGEVFQVRIDKMVDKWAGSIEIGVTTHNPAYLQLPSTMTNLRSGTWMMTGNGVMHNGTTILDEYGHNLDRLKAGDTVGVVRREDGTLHFFVNGMTQGPAAWNVPPGVYAVVDLYGQAAQATIVDDVEVPPAPEPLSEGNNQVSPSSPSSGAGGSDLRFHQLHGSNAVITNGGRTALRHNCRSEFNDAIVISNRALRDGELFEIVIQKMVDRWSGSIEAGVTAIRPEDLEFPNTMTDIDYDTWMLSGTAIMQDGNTMRNNYGCDLDALGTGARIGMMRTAKGDLHYFINGQDQGAACSGLPPEVYAVVDLYGQCVQVSITNATGPMDNSLATSNTATEKSFPLHSPAAGVAHRFHSTCGKNVALEEDGTRAVRAVGYAHGLVFSTKELKTEEVFEVKVEELDEKWAGSLRLGLTTLAPGEMGPGAGGGPGLPPSLPELRTKTTWMVSSCEVRRDGQLQRMNYGRSLERLGVGSRVGIRRGADDTMHILVDGEDMGPAATGIAKNVWAVLDLYGPVRSVSVVSSTRLEEPEGTQPPSPSSDTGSEAEEDDDGEEHSLRGQSQVAMMSTSLEFLENHGKNILLSNGNRTATRVASYNQGIVVINQPLVPQLLVQVRIDFLNRQWTSSLVLGVITCPPERLNFPASACALKRAAWLLRGRGIFHNGLKICEKFGPNLDTCPEGTILGLRLDSSGGLHLHVNGMDQGVAVSDVPQPCHALVDLYGQCEQVTIVSPEPGAASGKSAGTQGDMEKADMVDGIKESVCWGPLPAASPLKSCEYHALCSRFQELLLLPEDYFMPPPKRSLCYCESCRKLRGDEAHRRRGEPPREYALPFGWCRFNLRVNPRLEAGTMTKKWHMAYHGSNVAAIRRVLDRGELGAGTASILSCRPLKGKPGVGFEEPGENCAPPREEQPPSVLLSPSLQYAGAETLASKVQFRDPKSQRTHQAQVAFQVCVRPGSYTPGPPSATLREPPDPHFSPAELEWITKEKGATLLYALLVRVE